A single window of Pseudomonas lutea DNA harbors:
- a CDS encoding glutathione S-transferase family protein codes for MTTQLQLFTSPSAFPNPQRLRLFMHEKGIADQFAETIYDMSPVGEQRGWRHLNMNPWGETPTLQLADGSYISETAAIVRYLDQEYPGRKIMGATPLEQGLDNMWDNRVWVHILYRIVTAFHVLHTGLGFKLELTKNEAWGEHCRKEALAHAALVNRHLSDGREWLLGGDAPTFSDITLATAIAFSKFPVNATPLDERFEFLDAYWQRWTKRPSFQAAYADGNSGIPELDSPAQ; via the coding sequence ATGACTACTCAACTCCAGCTTTTCACTTCACCTTCGGCCTTCCCTAACCCGCAGCGTCTGCGCCTGTTCATGCACGAAAAGGGCATCGCTGACCAATTTGCCGAGACCATCTACGACATGTCCCCTGTCGGCGAACAGCGTGGCTGGCGTCATTTGAATATGAACCCGTGGGGCGAAACGCCCACCCTTCAACTGGCTGACGGAAGCTACATTTCAGAAACGGCTGCCATCGTTCGTTATCTCGATCAGGAGTATCCCGGTCGCAAGATCATGGGAGCGACCCCACTGGAACAGGGTCTGGACAACATGTGGGATAACCGGGTGTGGGTGCACATCCTGTACCGCATCGTTACCGCGTTCCATGTGTTGCACACCGGGCTCGGCTTCAAGCTGGAACTGACCAAAAACGAAGCCTGGGGCGAGCACTGCCGTAAGGAAGCGTTGGCTCACGCTGCACTGGTCAATCGTCATTTGTCAGACGGACGCGAATGGCTGCTGGGCGGCGATGCCCCGACCTTCTCGGACATTACTCTGGCAACCGCGATCGCCTTCTCGAAATTTCCGGTCAACGCTACCCCATTGGATGAGCGTTTTGAGTTCCTGGACGCGTACTGGCAGCGCTGGACCAAGCGTCCGAGCTTCCAGGCTGCCTACGCTGATGGCAACAGCGGCATTCCTGAACTGGATTCGCCAGCCCAATAA
- a CDS encoding TetR/AcrR family transcriptional regulator gives MSVNAKEAILLAAKKIAQSQGYNGLNFRDLAQAVGIKAASIYYHFPSKADLGIAVAKRYWEDGALALETIESESSSPIEALRRFPEIFRRSLEADNRLCLGSFMGAETDTLPTEMTKEIQTFADVNIAWLTKLLLAAKVCEPSESESRARAIFSAIVGAQLFARSRSDISLFDALVDSYRAYGPLPA, from the coding sequence ATGAGCGTCAACGCCAAAGAGGCCATTTTGCTGGCTGCCAAGAAAATCGCCCAATCGCAGGGCTACAACGGTTTGAATTTCCGCGACCTTGCGCAAGCCGTTGGTATCAAAGCGGCGAGTATTTACTACCATTTCCCAAGCAAAGCCGACCTGGGCATTGCCGTAGCCAAACGGTATTGGGAGGACGGCGCGCTCGCGCTCGAGACGATCGAATCTGAAAGCTCTTCCCCGATCGAGGCCTTGCGTCGCTTTCCCGAGATCTTCCGCAGATCGCTTGAGGCCGACAATCGTCTCTGCCTGGGGAGCTTCATGGGGGCTGAAACCGACACTCTGCCCACCGAGATGACGAAAGAAATTCAGACCTTTGCTGATGTGAACATTGCGTGGCTAACCAAGCTTCTATTGGCTGCGAAGGTGTGCGAACCCAGTGAGAGTGAATCCCGAGCACGTGCCATTTTTTCCGCTATTGTCGGTGCCCAGCTCTTCGCCAGAAGTCGCTCGGACATCTCGCTTTTCGATGCCCTGGTCGATTCGTACCGCGCGTATGGGCCGTTGCCGGCGTAG
- a CDS encoding zinc-binding dehydrogenase, giving the protein MPWVENNVASLARRRRLVVIGFLGGSSVKDFNLLALMEKQGSVTGSMMRSRSAEEKAEIARAIRANVWPLLSQGECLAIIDRVFPLADAAQAHQRMEQGDHVGKIVLKVL; this is encoded by the coding sequence ATGCCTTGGGTCGAGAACAACGTGGCGTCACTTGCGCGACGCCGCCGACTGGTCGTTATCGGCTTTCTGGGCGGCAGCTCCGTCAAGGACTTCAATCTGCTGGCGTTGATGGAAAAGCAAGGCTCGGTGACAGGGTCGATGATGCGTTCGCGCAGCGCGGAGGAAAAAGCCGAGATAGCTCGCGCCATACGGGCCAATGTCTGGCCGTTGCTCAGTCAAGGCGAATGCCTGGCTATCATCGACCGTGTCTTCCCGCTCGCCGACGCAGCACAAGCGCATCAGCGAATGGAACAGGGCGACCATGTCGGCAAGATCGTGCTAAAGGTGTTGTAA
- a CDS encoding sensor histidine kinase, with protein MPEVRKRLPGRHSLFWKLAILLVGFCLLMIWLSWYWGRYIETRNAYLSAEAHRVLNGYAAQAEQAWETGGRAGIDTWLTHIRQQEDVWITVIGSDLQPLGSAPLTRDQSQHMTFMRGIDWPMSTRQKTVPWLKIAFPGNPDAGSLVIELPERFKPGRYALIGQMLTNVLIPALFTLLLCVGLYRLLIRPLNQLREQANAWRADRLSSRLSPQMTGRRDELGELNRAFDHMAARLHSTVQVQQQLLRDLSHELRTPLSRLRVACDSEQGLPELRERLRREVDGMRRLVDDTLQLAWLDTEREKLPGEDIQVVALWEMLVDDACFETCWPSRQLRCDLDSECWVSGHLNTLAQALENILRNAIRHSPPQGIVRLDGRRDGDDWLLWLEDEGGGIDEGDLERIFAPFIRLDGARPGDGGFGLGLSIARNSLRLQGGDLWAENTGQGLRMTMRLPMGVKE; from the coding sequence ATGCCTGAGGTGCGCAAACGGCTGCCCGGCCGCCATTCGCTGTTCTGGAAACTGGCCATTCTGTTGGTGGGATTCTGCCTGCTGATGATCTGGCTGAGCTGGTATTGGGGCCGCTACATCGAGACCCGCAACGCTTACCTGAGCGCCGAAGCCCATAGGGTACTCAATGGCTATGCGGCCCAGGCTGAACAGGCATGGGAGACCGGCGGCCGAGCGGGCATCGACACATGGCTGACGCACATTCGTCAGCAGGAAGACGTCTGGATCACAGTGATCGGCAGCGATTTGCAGCCACTGGGCAGCGCGCCGCTTACAAGGGATCAGTCGCAACACATGACCTTCATGCGCGGCATTGACTGGCCCATGAGCACACGCCAAAAGACCGTGCCCTGGCTCAAGATTGCCTTCCCCGGCAACCCCGACGCAGGCAGTCTGGTGATCGAATTACCCGAACGCTTCAAGCCAGGTCGATACGCGCTCATCGGGCAAATGCTCACCAACGTGCTGATTCCTGCGCTCTTCACCTTGCTGTTGTGCGTCGGGCTGTACCGTCTGCTGATTCGCCCGCTCAATCAACTGCGCGAACAGGCCAACGCCTGGCGTGCCGACCGACTGTCCAGCCGTCTCTCCCCGCAAATGACCGGGCGCCGCGACGAACTGGGCGAGCTGAACCGCGCGTTTGATCACATGGCCGCGCGCCTGCATTCCACCGTGCAGGTTCAACAGCAATTGCTGCGTGACCTTTCCCATGAACTGCGCACACCGCTCAGTCGCCTGCGGGTGGCGTGCGACAGCGAGCAAGGCCTGCCTGAACTGCGCGAGCGCTTGCGGCGTGAGGTCGACGGCATGCGCCGGCTGGTGGATGACACCCTGCAACTGGCATGGCTGGACACCGAACGCGAAAAACTTCCCGGTGAAGATATTCAGGTTGTGGCGCTTTGGGAAATGCTCGTCGATGACGCCTGTTTCGAAACCTGCTGGCCGTCCCGCCAATTGCGTTGCGATCTGGACAGCGAATGCTGGGTGAGTGGCCATCTCAATACGCTGGCACAGGCGCTGGAAAACATTCTGCGCAACGCCATCCGGCATTCACCCCCGCAAGGGATCGTGCGCCTGGACGGGCGTCGTGACGGAGATGACTGGCTGCTCTGGCTGGAAGACGAAGGCGGCGGCATCGACGAAGGCGACCTGGAGCGCATCTTCGCGCCGTTCATCCGCCTGGACGGCGCGCGTCCCGGTGACGGCGGTTTCGGACTGGGCTTGAGCATCGCGCGCAATTCGCTGCGGCTGCAAGGCGGCGATCTGTGGGCCGAGAACACGGGGCAGGGGCTGCGCATGACCATGCGGCTGCCTATGGGGGTGAAGGAGTGA
- a CDS encoding response regulator transcription factor: MTPATLHRPHILAIEDDPVLGAFVHEQLDRCGFQVTWCQNGAEGLACAQREPFDVVLMDILLPGMNGLDILTHLRRRHSMPIILMSALGAEADRITGFQNGADDYLPKPFSVDELRVRIEAILRRVELERRFHALTVSPPEPDDDTEDAHGLTFDEGRCDVLFAGAPAQLTGTEFRLLDTLWRNPEDVLSKAFLYQHVLQRGYSQHDRSLDMHISQIRRKLKAIGYQARQVRTVWGKGYVLTAVVLDA, from the coding sequence ATGACTCCCGCCACCCTCCATCGCCCCCACATACTCGCCATCGAGGATGACCCCGTGCTCGGTGCCTTTGTCCACGAGCAGCTTGACCGCTGCGGGTTTCAGGTGACCTGGTGCCAGAATGGCGCCGAAGGGCTGGCCTGCGCGCAGCGAGAGCCGTTCGACGTCGTGCTGATGGACATCTTGCTGCCGGGCATGAACGGCCTCGACATCCTTACCCACCTGCGGCGTCGCCACAGCATGCCGATCATCCTGATGTCGGCGCTGGGTGCCGAGGCTGACCGCATCACCGGCTTTCAGAACGGTGCCGACGATTACCTGCCCAAACCCTTCAGCGTCGATGAGCTGCGAGTGCGCATCGAGGCCATCCTGCGTCGGGTCGAACTCGAGCGACGTTTTCACGCGCTGACGGTAAGCCCGCCGGAGCCCGATGACGACACCGAAGATGCGCACGGCCTGACGTTCGACGAAGGGCGTTGCGACGTGTTGTTCGCGGGGGCCCCGGCACAGTTGACCGGCACCGAGTTCCGCTTGCTCGACACCCTCTGGCGCAATCCCGAAGACGTCCTCAGCAAGGCCTTTCTCTATCAGCATGTGCTCCAGCGCGGCTACTCACAGCATGACCGCAGCCTGGACATGCACATCAGCCAGATTCGCCGCAAGCTCAAGGCCATCGGATACCAGGCGCGGCAGGTGCGCACAGTCTGGGGCAAAGGCTATGTGTTGACGGCGGTCGTGCTGGATGCCTGA
- a CDS encoding ATP-binding protein: MLRKVGIKGRVMLLTLVPACMMAALLGGYFTWMQLSELQTQLLKRGEMIANELAPLSAGALADGDQAMLERIAGQVLEQADVRAVSFLDADRAMLAHAGPSMINQAPVGNSSRIQQRSENDATRYLMPVFGRSRHLTGNVVPAEADRLLGWVELELSHNGTLLRGYRSLFASLILILIGLGLTAMLALRMSRTINGPITQIKHVVAQLKDGNLEARLPPMGSYELDQLGSGINRMAATLQNAQEELQHSIEQATEDVRQNLETIEIQNIELDLARKEALEASRIKSEFLANMSHEIRTPLNGILGFTHLLQKSELTPRQYDYLGTIEKSADNLLSIINEILDFSKIEAGKLVLDAIPFNLRDLLQDTLTILAPAAHAKQLELVSLVYRDTPLSLVGDPLRLRQILTNLVSNAIKFTREGTIVARAMLEEEHDTTVQLRISVQDTGIGLSSQDVRALFQAFSQADNSLSRHSGGTGLGLVISKRLVEQMGGEIGVESTPGEGSEFWISLTLPKTRDDLEDLPAPPLLGRRVAVLEHHDLSRQALEHQLEDCGLQPMVFNNLENLINGVTVVHQTPHAIDMAVLGVTAHELPPERLRQQIWDLENLNCKVLVLCPTTEQALYQLSVPDAYNQLQAKPACTRKLRRALSELINPKQLRNEVPEPLSSRPPRILCVDDNPANLLLVQTLLEDMGAKVMAVDSGYAAVQAVQDEPFDLVLMDVQMPGMDGRQATEAIRGWESERQATSLPIVALTAHAMANEKRALLQSGMDDYLTKPISERQLAQVVLKWTGLALRNQAPERHVEFAQNGLNLQVLDHEEGLRLAAGKADLAADMLAMLLASLATDREAIRNAREAKDTVALIERVHRLHGATRYCGVPQLRAACQRSETLLKQDSADSDKALDELEKAISRLETEARVTA; encoded by the coding sequence GTGCTGAGAAAAGTGGGCATCAAAGGCCGCGTCATGCTGCTGACCCTGGTGCCGGCCTGCATGATGGCGGCATTGCTCGGGGGCTATTTCACCTGGATGCAACTGTCCGAGTTGCAGACCCAACTGCTCAAGCGTGGCGAGATGATCGCCAACGAGCTGGCGCCCCTGTCTGCCGGTGCGCTGGCTGATGGTGATCAGGCCATGCTGGAGCGTATCGCCGGGCAAGTGCTGGAGCAGGCCGACGTGCGCGCGGTGTCGTTCCTCGACGCCGACCGCGCCATGTTGGCGCACGCCGGGCCGAGCATGATCAACCAGGCCCCGGTCGGTAATAGCTCCCGCATACAGCAGCGTTCGGAAAACGACGCCACGCGCTACCTGATGCCGGTGTTCGGGCGAAGTCGCCACCTGACCGGCAATGTCGTTCCGGCCGAGGCCGACCGCCTGCTGGGCTGGGTCGAACTGGAGCTTTCACACAACGGGACGCTGTTGCGCGGCTATCGCAGTCTGTTCGCCAGCCTGATCCTGATTCTCATCGGTCTGGGTCTGACCGCCATGCTGGCGTTGCGCATGAGCCGCACCATCAATGGGCCGATCACGCAGATCAAACACGTGGTCGCGCAGCTCAAAGACGGCAACCTCGAAGCACGGCTGCCGCCGATGGGCAGTTACGAACTCGACCAGCTGGGCTCGGGCATCAACCGCATGGCGGCGACGCTGCAGAACGCCCAGGAGGAATTGCAGCACAGCATCGAGCAGGCTACAGAAGACGTACGCCAGAATCTGGAAACCATCGAGATCCAGAACATCGAGCTGGACCTCGCCCGCAAGGAGGCCCTGGAGGCCAGTCGGATCAAGTCCGAGTTTCTGGCGAACATGAGCCATGAAATCCGCACGCCGCTCAACGGCATTCTCGGTTTCACCCACCTGTTGCAGAAAAGCGAGCTCACGCCGCGCCAGTACGACTATCTGGGTACCATCGAAAAATCTGCCGACAACCTGCTGAGCATCATCAACGAGATTCTCGATTTCTCGAAGATCGAGGCCGGCAAGCTGGTGCTCGACGCAATCCCGTTCAACCTGCGCGACCTGTTGCAGGACACACTGACCATTCTTGCCCCCGCGGCCCACGCCAAACAGCTGGAGCTGGTGAGCCTGGTCTACCGCGACACGCCGCTGTCACTGGTCGGGGACCCACTGCGGCTGAGGCAGATTCTGACCAATCTAGTCAGCAACGCGATCAAGTTCACCCGCGAGGGGACCATCGTCGCGCGGGCGATGCTGGAGGAAGAGCACGACACCACCGTGCAACTGCGCATCAGCGTGCAGGACACCGGCATCGGGCTGTCCAGTCAGGACGTGCGTGCGCTGTTTCAGGCGTTCAGCCAGGCAGACAACTCGCTGTCGCGCCACTCCGGCGGGACCGGGCTGGGGCTGGTGATTTCCAAGCGGCTGGTCGAACAGATGGGCGGCGAAATCGGCGTCGAGAGCACGCCGGGCGAAGGCTCTGAATTCTGGATCAGCCTGACGCTGCCGAAGACCCGCGACGACCTCGAAGACCTGCCCGCCCCGCCGCTGCTGGGCCGGCGCGTAGCGGTGCTGGAGCATCACGACCTGTCACGCCAGGCGCTTGAGCACCAGTTGGAGGACTGCGGCCTGCAGCCGATGGTCTTCAACAATCTGGAGAACCTCATCAACGGCGTAACGGTGGTGCATCAGACGCCCCACGCCATCGACATGGCCGTGTTGGGGGTGACCGCCCACGAACTGCCACCCGAGCGCCTGCGCCAGCAAATCTGGGACCTGGAAAACCTCAATTGCAAGGTGCTGGTGCTGTGCCCGACCACCGAGCAGGCGCTGTATCAATTGTCGGTGCCTGATGCGTACAACCAGCTGCAAGCCAAGCCGGCCTGTACGCGCAAGTTGCGCCGCGCCCTGTCGGAGCTGATCAATCCCAAGCAGTTGCGCAACGAGGTGCCGGAGCCGCTGTCGAGCCGGCCGCCGCGCATTCTGTGCGTCGACGACAACCCGGCGAACCTGCTGCTGGTGCAGACGTTGCTCGAAGACATGGGCGCGAAAGTGATGGCGGTCGACAGCGGTTACGCAGCCGTGCAGGCGGTGCAGGACGAACCTTTCGATCTGGTGTTGATGGACGTGCAAATGCCGGGCATGGACGGCCGTCAGGCGACCGAGGCGATTCGCGGCTGGGAAAGCGAGCGCCAGGCGACGTCGCTGCCAATCGTCGCTCTGACCGCCCACGCCATGGCCAACGAAAAGCGCGCGCTGTTGCAGAGCGGGATGGATGACTACCTGACCAAACCGATCAGCGAACGCCAGCTTGCGCAGGTGGTGTTGAAATGGACCGGGCTGGCGTTGCGCAATCAGGCACCGGAGCGGCACGTCGAATTTGCCCAGAACGGCCTCAACCTGCAGGTGCTCGATCACGAGGAAGGGCTGCGCCTGGCGGCGGGTAAAGCCGACCTGGCGGCGGACATGCTGGCCATGCTGCTGGCTTCTCTGGCCACCGACCGGGAAGCGATCCGTAACGCCCGCGAGGCCAAGGATACCGTTGCGCTGATTGAACGCGTGCATCGTTTGCACGGTGCGACCCGTTACTGCGGCGTTCCGCAACTGCGCGCGGCGTGCCAGCGCAGCGAAACCCTGCTCAAACAGGATTCTGCCGACAGCGACAAGGCGCTGGACGAGTTGGAGAAGGCGATCAGCCGGCTTGAGACCGAGGCCCGCGTGACGGCTTGA
- a CDS encoding 2-hydroxyacid dehydrogenase codes for MRTLIYSSQTYDRESFLAAQVPADIELHFQPARLTLDTVALAEAYEVVCAFINDDLSAPVLEQLAAGGTRLIALRSAGFNHVDLAAAQRLGLSVVRVPAYSPHAVAEHAVALILSLNRHLHRACNRTRDGDFSLHGLTGFDLVGKTVGVVGTGQIGATFARIMAGFGCKLLAYDPYPNPQVEALGARYLPLDALLAEAHIISLHCPLNDDTRHLINPASLSRMQRGAMLINTGRGALVNTPALIDALKTGQLGYLGLDVYEEEAQLFFEDRSDLPLQDDVLARLLTFPNVVVTAHQAFLTREALGAIAQTTLDNISGWATGSPQNQV; via the coding sequence ATGCGTACGCTTATCTACAGCAGCCAAACCTACGACCGCGAGAGCTTCCTGGCCGCGCAGGTCCCGGCGGACATCGAACTGCACTTCCAGCCCGCGCGGTTGACGCTGGACACCGTGGCGCTGGCCGAGGCGTATGAGGTGGTCTGCGCGTTTATCAATGACGACCTGAGCGCGCCCGTGCTTGAGCAACTGGCCGCTGGCGGCACCCGGCTCATCGCCTTGCGCTCGGCAGGTTTCAACCACGTCGACCTTGCTGCCGCCCAGCGTCTGGGCCTGAGCGTCGTTCGGGTGCCCGCCTACTCTCCCCATGCGGTGGCCGAGCATGCGGTGGCGTTGATCCTGTCGCTGAACCGCCACCTGCACCGCGCCTGTAACCGGACCCGCGACGGCGATTTCAGCCTCCACGGCCTGACCGGTTTCGACCTGGTGGGCAAGACCGTCGGCGTGGTCGGCACCGGACAGATTGGCGCCACTTTCGCGCGCATCATGGCGGGCTTCGGCTGCAAACTGCTGGCCTACGACCCTTACCCCAACCCGCAAGTCGAGGCGCTGGGCGCGCGCTATCTGCCCCTCGACGCCTTGCTCGCCGAAGCGCACATCATCAGTTTGCACTGCCCGCTCAACGACGACACCCGGCACTTGATCAACCCCGCGTCGCTATCACGCATGCAGCGTGGCGCGATGCTGATCAACACCGGACGCGGCGCGCTGGTCAACACGCCGGCATTGATCGACGCGCTGAAAACCGGCCAGCTGGGGTACCTGGGGCTCGACGTCTACGAAGAAGAAGCCCAGCTGTTTTTCGAAGACCGTTCGGACCTGCCGCTGCAGGACGATGTGCTCGCCCGCCTGCTGACATTCCCTAACGTGGTGGTCACCGCCCATCAGGCGTTTCTCACCCGTGAAGCACTGGGCGCCATTGCTCAGACAACGCTGGATAACATCAGCGGCTGGGCGACCGGTAGCCCGCAGAATCAGGTGTAG
- a CDS encoding META domain-containing protein, with protein MKSLLLTLLAAVLISGCASEPSPLKQDHGYVLEWIGERPLIDNSHLTMTLGNDGRAYGNAGCNHWFAPYQLQGETLSFGPVGSTRKMCAPALMEQEHRFLEALGKVQRWDISPIEQLRLWPAQGKPLRFWLEEN; from the coding sequence ATGAAATCGCTGTTGCTCACATTGCTCGCAGCCGTGCTGATAAGCGGCTGTGCCAGCGAGCCTTCACCTCTCAAGCAGGACCACGGCTACGTGCTGGAATGGATAGGCGAGCGTCCGTTGATCGACAACAGCCACCTGACCATGACCCTGGGCAACGACGGCCGCGCTTACGGCAACGCCGGCTGCAACCACTGGTTCGCGCCTTACCAATTGCAGGGCGAGACCCTGAGCTTCGGCCCGGTCGGCAGCACCCGCAAAATGTGCGCGCCGGCATTGATGGAGCAGGAGCATCGCTTCCTTGAAGCGCTGGGCAAGGTTCAGCGATGGGACATCTCGCCCATCGAGCAATTGCGCCTGTGGCCTGCCCAGGGCAAACCGTTGCGGTTTTGGCTGGAAGAGAACTGA
- a CDS encoding ankyrin repeat domain-containing protein, with protein MRRTLYALLLCLTAGMAHASPSDTGTAADTQAQLRELFFQAARDGRQDMLSEFVNARFDLNVQDEKGYTALILAAYHGQQAVVTQLLNAGADPCAKDLRGNTALMGAIFKGELSIARQLVAADCAADQRNNAGQTAAMYAALFHRKDILEALAAKGADLNATDAMGNRVQSLERGEFQPLPATR; from the coding sequence ATGCGCAGAACCCTGTATGCGTTGCTGCTGTGTCTGACGGCGGGCATGGCCCACGCCAGTCCGTCTGATACCGGCACCGCCGCCGACACCCAGGCGCAGCTCAGGGAGCTGTTCTTTCAGGCCGCCCGAGACGGCCGCCAGGACATGCTCAGCGAGTTCGTCAATGCCAGGTTCGATCTGAACGTACAGGACGAAAAAGGCTACACCGCTCTGATTCTCGCCGCTTACCACGGGCAACAAGCGGTCGTTACTCAACTGCTGAATGCGGGTGCCGATCCCTGCGCCAAGGATCTAAGGGGCAACACGGCCTTGATGGGGGCGATCTTCAAAGGCGAGCTCAGCATCGCTCGGCAACTGGTCGCCGCTGACTGCGCGGCCGATCAACGCAATAACGCCGGTCAGACCGCCGCCATGTACGCGGCGCTGTTTCATCGCAAAGACATTCTTGAGGCACTGGCCGCCAAAGGTGCGGATCTCAATGCAACGGACGCCATGGGCAACCGGGTGCAGAGTTTGGAGCGCGGGGAATTCCAGCCGTTGCCGGCGACCCGGTGA